In a genomic window of Deinococcus carri:
- a CDS encoding ATP-binding protein, with protein MSQPPPSEQATADQDAAREIFAGTGEMSARMRAFDWSRTPLGSPDTWPQSLKTTVRIMLTSRFAMWMLWGDGLTFFYNDAYRPTLGVKDAWALGSPSDQVWAEIWKDIWPRIEHVLNTGEATWDQGLQLFLERSGYPEETYHTFSYSPLAGDSGHVTGMLCVVTEESERVVGERRLRVLRDLAARTGAARTPDEVLAATRACLEADAHDLPFALVYLPGEDGTLRLAEAAGLSRELADTVGAAPWPFPEVLGDLTPRVIDLAARPGLPGGPWDRPPTQALVLPLAQTGQARAAGVVVAALNPYRPLDEDYRGFLGLFVGQVAAALANANAYEEERRRAEALAELDRAKTAFFANASHELRTPLTLMLGPLEDLLTGDAGPLTGAQRDVLDMAHRNSLRLLRLVNTLLDFSRLEAGRAQASYVPTDLATVTADLASSFRSAMDRAGLRYAVEVSPLPEPVYVDPELWEKVVLNLLSNAFKFTLSGEVAVTLDAEGREAVLRVRDSGVGIPAAEVPRLFERFHRVEGQQGRSFEGTGIGLALVREIVELHGGRVEAQSAPGEGTTFTVRLPLGRAHLAQERIGAERPLSSTAVGALPYVEEALRWLPGQADSPVRAKPDSLPQPGERGQVLLVDDNADLRDYIARLLAPGHDVRVVPDGQAALEAIRESLPDLVITDVMMPRLGGFGLLRALREDPRTRELPVIMLSARAGEEARVQGLEAGADDYLVKPFSARELLAKVGANLALSKMRRGALAREQAYSAELEARVAERAREVMQWRDRYEVAVRGAGALIFDWDPATDGLLYAGAVEHITGYRADELEGRLEDWTQRLIHPEDRAAFAAEIERVLATGEAFRLGFRVVRKDGTVLDVEDDGYFTRGEEGEVQHMVGFVRDVTARKRAEVALRRANEELQRSNAELERFAYIASHDLQEPIRTVGSFAGLLGRRYGDVLDERGQQYLHTVELGALRMKTLVDDLLVFSRLNTTHPPLQPLDVNVPVQEALERLDVTLRETGAQVLAADLPAVQGDPSRLVQLFQNLIANAVKFRREDVPPRVTIAAVREGEMQHFTVSDNGIGIEEAYFGRIFEMFQRLYGRDRYEGSGLGLAICQKIVVQHGGQMWVQSTPGEGSTFHFTLRAVPA; from the coding sequence ATGTCGCAGCCCCCTCCCTCCGAGCAAGCCACTGCCGATCAGGACGCCGCACGCGAGATTTTTGCCGGAACGGGCGAGATGAGCGCGCGGATGCGGGCCTTCGACTGGTCCAGGACGCCGCTCGGCTCGCCGGACACCTGGCCCCAGAGCCTCAAAACCACCGTCCGCATCATGCTCACCTCGCGCTTTGCGATGTGGATGCTGTGGGGAGACGGCCTCACCTTCTTCTACAACGACGCCTACCGCCCCACGCTGGGCGTGAAGGACGCCTGGGCGCTGGGCAGCCCGTCGGATCAGGTCTGGGCCGAGATCTGGAAGGACATCTGGCCGCGCATCGAGCATGTGCTGAACACCGGCGAGGCCACCTGGGACCAGGGGCTGCAACTGTTCCTGGAACGCAGCGGCTACCCGGAGGAGACGTACCACACCTTCTCCTACAGCCCGCTGGCCGGGGACAGCGGCCACGTGACCGGGATGCTGTGCGTGGTCACCGAGGAAAGCGAGCGGGTGGTGGGCGAGCGGCGGCTCCGCGTGCTGCGCGACCTGGCCGCCCGGACCGGCGCGGCCCGCACGCCGGACGAGGTGCTGGCCGCCACCCGCGCCTGTCTGGAGGCCGACGCCCACGACCTGCCCTTCGCGCTGGTGTACCTGCCGGGAGAGGACGGCACCCTGCGGCTGGCCGAGGCGGCGGGCCTCTCCCGCGAGCTGGCGGACACGGTCGGGGCTGCGCCCTGGCCGTTCCCCGAGGTCCTGGGCGACCTGACCCCCCGCGTGATCGACCTCGCGGCCCGGCCCGGCCTGCCGGGTGGCCCCTGGGACCGCCCGCCCACGCAGGCGCTGGTGCTGCCGCTGGCGCAGACCGGGCAGGCGCGCGCGGCGGGGGTGGTCGTCGCGGCCCTGAACCCCTACCGCCCGCTGGACGAGGACTACCGCGGCTTCCTGGGCCTGTTCGTGGGGCAGGTCGCGGCGGCCCTCGCCAACGCCAACGCCTACGAGGAGGAACGGCGGCGGGCCGAGGCGCTCGCGGAACTCGACCGCGCCAAGACGGCCTTTTTCGCCAACGCCAGCCACGAACTCCGCACGCCGCTGACGCTGATGCTGGGGCCGCTCGAAGACCTGCTGACCGGGGACGCGGGGCCGCTGACAGGGGCGCAGCGGGACGTGCTGGACATGGCGCACCGCAACAGCCTGCGCCTGCTGCGGCTGGTCAATACCCTGCTGGACTTCTCGCGCCTGGAGGCCGGGCGCGCCCAGGCCAGCTACGTGCCCACCGACCTCGCCACGGTCACGGCGGACCTGGCGAGCAGCTTCCGCTCGGCGATGGACCGCGCGGGGCTGCGCTACGCGGTCGAGGTGTCGCCCCTGCCCGAACCCGTCTACGTGGACCCGGAACTGTGGGAGAAGGTGGTGCTCAACCTCCTTTCCAACGCCTTCAAGTTCACGCTGTCCGGCGAGGTTGCCGTGACGCTGGACGCCGAGGGCCGCGAGGCCGTGCTGCGGGTGCGCGACAGCGGCGTGGGCATCCCGGCGGCGGAGGTGCCCCGGCTCTTCGAGCGCTTCCACCGCGTGGAGGGTCAGCAGGGCCGCTCCTTCGAGGGCACCGGCATCGGGCTGGCGCTGGTCAGGGAAATCGTGGAGCTGCACGGCGGGCGGGTGGAGGCCCAGAGCGCGCCGGGCGAGGGGACCACCTTCACCGTGCGGCTGCCGCTGGGGCGGGCGCACCTGGCCCAGGAGCGTATCGGGGCCGAGCGCCCCCTGTCCTCCACCGCCGTGGGTGCCCTGCCCTACGTCGAGGAGGCGCTGCGCTGGCTGCCAGGGCAGGCGGACAGCCCGGTGCGGGCGAAACCGGACAGCCTCCCCCAGCCCGGCGAGCGCGGCCAGGTGCTGCTGGTGGACGACAACGCCGACCTGCGCGACTACATCGCCCGCCTGCTCGCGCCGGGCCATGACGTGCGGGTGGTGCCCGACGGGCAGGCGGCGCTGGAGGCCATCCGGGAGAGCCTCCCCGACCTCGTGATCACCGACGTGATGATGCCCCGGCTGGGCGGCTTCGGCCTGCTGCGGGCGCTGCGGGAAGACCCCCGCACGCGCGAACTGCCGGTGATCATGCTCTCGGCCCGCGCGGGCGAGGAGGCGCGGGTGCAGGGGCTGGAAGCGGGCGCGGACGACTACCTGGTCAAGCCCTTCAGCGCCCGCGAGCTGCTGGCGAAGGTGGGCGCGAACCTGGCCCTGTCGAAGATGCGGCGGGGGGCGCTGGCGCGCGAGCAGGCCTACTCTGCCGAGCTGGAGGCGCGGGTGGCCGAGCGTGCCCGTGAGGTGATGCAGTGGCGCGACCGCTACGAGGTGGCGGTGCGGGGGGCCGGGGCGCTGATCTTCGACTGGGACCCGGCCACGGACGGCCTGCTGTACGCGGGCGCGGTCGAGCACATCACCGGCTACCGCGCGGACGAGTTGGAGGGCCGCCTGGAAGACTGGACCCAGCGGCTGATTCACCCCGAGGACCGCGCCGCCTTTGCGGCCGAGATCGAGCGGGTGCTGGCGACGGGCGAGGCCTTCCGGCTCGGCTTCCGGGTGGTCCGCAAGGACGGCACGGTGCTGGACGTGGAGGACGACGGCTACTTCACCCGCGGCGAGGAAGGCGAGGTGCAGCACATGGTCGGCTTCGTGCGGGACGTGACCGCGCGCAAGCGGGCCGAGGTGGCCCTGCGCCGCGCCAACGAGGAGTTGCAGCGCAGCAACGCCGAGCTGGAGCGCTTCGCGTACATCGCCTCGCACGACCTGCAAGAACCCATCCGCACGGTCGGATCGTTCGCGGGCCTGCTGGGCCGCCGCTATGGGGACGTGCTCGACGAGCGTGGGCAGCAGTACCTGCACACGGTGGAGCTGGGCGCGCTGCGGATGAAGACGCTGGTGGACGATCTGCTGGTGTTCTCGCGCCTGAACACGACCCATCCGCCCCTCCAGCCGCTGGACGTGAATGTGCCCGTGCAGGAGGCGCTGGAGCGGCTGGACGTGACCCTGCGGGAGACGGGCGCGCAGGTGCTCGCCGCGGACCTGCCCGCGGTGCAGGGCGACCCCTCGCGGCTGGTGCAGCTTTTCCAGAACCTGATCGCCAACGCCGTGAAGTTCCGCCGCGAGGACGTGCCCCCCCGCGTGACCATCGCGGCCGTCCGCGAGGGCGAGATGCAGCACTTCACCGTCAGCGACAACGGCATCGGCATCGAGGAAGCGTACTTCGGGCGCATCTTCGAGATGTTCCAGCGCCTGTATGGCCGCGACCGCTACGAGGGCAGCGGTCTGGGTCTCGCCATCTGCCAGAAGATCGTGGTCCAGCACGGCGGGCAGATGTGGGTGCAGAGCACGCCGGGCGAGGGCAGCACCTTTCACTTCACCCTGCGCGCGGTGCCCGCTTGA
- a CDS encoding TldD/PmbA family protein, with protein MLNETLAAEVLSLARTGGADFAELFAEDTVSTTLRLHQGEVKDAGGGNLFGAGLRLLYGTRVVYAYTNDVTPQGLRDLAGQVARARGGAGEVGREGTGGLDFRRLEARPLYVAREHPRQTGVREKLALMRRAHGGAAGAGFVKTVDVNYLDRMQRVLIANSEGVWAEDERVWTRMTVSAIAQDGTLRETGYYGPGAGQGLEFFETVPPEQIGAEAARIANAMLHAGYAPAGKLPVVIGNEFGGVIFHEACGHILETTAVEKSASVFADRMGERIAHESVTAIDDGTLPGSWGMVTVDDEGMPGERTVLIEQGVLKSFMVDRVGELKTGHKRTGSGRRQNYTYAPASRMRSTFIDNGRETPQSLISGVAHGIYARKMGGGSVTPGTGDYNFAVQEAYMIRNGEIAEPLRGASLVGNGAQDLLNIVGVAGDLSLGQGMCGSVSGSLPTDVGQPHILISEITVGGRA; from the coding sequence ATGCTGAATGAAACGCTGGCCGCCGAGGTCCTGTCCCTTGCCCGCACGGGCGGGGCCGACTTCGCGGAACTGTTTGCCGAGGACACCGTGTCCACCACGCTGCGGCTGCACCAGGGCGAGGTCAAGGACGCCGGGGGCGGCAACCTGTTCGGGGCGGGGCTGCGGCTGCTGTACGGCACCCGCGTGGTCTATGCCTACACCAACGACGTGACCCCGCAGGGCCTGCGCGACCTGGCCGGCCAGGTGGCCCGCGCCCGCGGCGGGGCGGGCGAGGTGGGCCGCGAGGGGACGGGCGGCCTGGATTTCCGCCGCCTTGAAGCCCGGCCCCTGTACGTGGCCCGCGAGCATCCCCGCCAGACGGGGGTGCGCGAGAAGCTGGCCCTGATGAGGCGGGCGCACGGCGGCGCGGCGGGGGCCGGCTTCGTGAAGACGGTGGACGTGAACTACCTCGACCGGATGCAGCGTGTCCTGATCGCCAACTCCGAGGGGGTGTGGGCGGAAGACGAGCGGGTCTGGACCCGGATGACCGTCAGCGCCATCGCCCAGGACGGCACGCTGCGCGAGACGGGCTATTACGGGCCGGGCGCGGGGCAGGGCCTGGAGTTCTTCGAGACGGTGCCGCCCGAGCAGATAGGCGCGGAGGCGGCACGTATCGCCAACGCCATGCTGCACGCCGGGTACGCGCCCGCGGGCAAACTCCCGGTGGTGATCGGCAACGAGTTCGGCGGCGTCATCTTCCACGAGGCCTGCGGGCACATCCTGGAAACGACCGCCGTCGAGAAGAGCGCCAGCGTCTTTGCCGACCGGATGGGTGAGCGGATTGCCCACGAATCCGTCACCGCCATCGACGACGGCACCCTCCCCGGCTCCTGGGGCATGGTGACCGTGGACGACGAGGGCATGCCCGGCGAGCGCACCGTGCTGATCGAGCAGGGCGTGCTGAAGTCCTTCATGGTGGACCGGGTGGGCGAACTCAAGACCGGCCACAAACGCACCGGCAGCGGCAGGCGTCAGAACTACACCTACGCGCCCGCCAGCCGGATGCGCTCAACCTTTATCGACAACGGCCGGGAGACGCCGCAGAGCCTGATTTCGGGCGTGGCGCACGGCATCTATGCCCGCAAGATGGGCGGCGGCAGCGTGACCCCCGGCACCGGCGACTACAACTTCGCGGTGCAGGAGGCGTACATGATCCGCAATGGCGAGATTGCCGAACCGCTGCGGGGAGCCTCGCTGGTGGGCAACGGCGCGCAGGACCTCCTGAACATCGTGGGGGTGGCGGGCGACCTCTCGCTGGGGCAGGGCATGTGCGGCAGCGTGTCCGGCTCCCTGCCGACCGACGTGGGCCAGCCGCACATCCTGATTTCCGAGATCACCGTGGGGGGCCGCGCATGA
- a CDS encoding TldD/PmbA family protein — MTAQSEPQLSLAEAQAYLLERARTQGVTLEVYGERGTATSVKAYGGEVSEFKLSTRQGVGLRALVRGAWGYSFTENLSRPALDRALDSAVENAELVQPEPAAALHDWPPPPALDLYGEGLSGVTVEQKVQVALNLDRVAREADPRVVSVPYGGYQDGDLQRLVGNSAGLGREERQLYAMQYAYPLVSEAGQNKMQGDWQFTREFTELDPTRTALSAVEKAAALLGAKPAPSGTFPAVITGECLAQLLMLFSPMFSGKMVEEGKSPLAGRLGEQVASPLVTLVDDPTLPRGLNSRAFDAEGCPSVPLTLIAAGTLTAFLHNAATAARAGTGSTGHADRHGIQGTVGVGPSNLFMQAGQTDGPALAPGLTGLRLTDVSGGHAGANPITGDFSLEAQGFWLEEGEVAHPLEVFTVAGNILDLLAGIEAAGSEVHWTDYGAGAPDVRVNALAVGGA, encoded by the coding sequence ATGACCGCACAGAGTGAACCGCAACTCAGCCTCGCGGAGGCCCAGGCCTACCTGCTGGAGCGTGCCCGCACGCAGGGCGTGACGCTGGAGGTGTACGGCGAACGGGGCACCGCGACCAGCGTCAAGGCCTATGGCGGCGAGGTGAGCGAGTTCAAGCTGTCCACCCGGCAGGGCGTGGGCCTGCGGGCGCTGGTGCGGGGGGCGTGGGGCTACAGCTTCACCGAGAACCTCTCCCGGCCGGCGCTGGACCGCGCGCTGGACAGTGCCGTCGAGAACGCCGAGCTGGTCCAGCCGGAACCGGCGGCGGCCCTGCACGACTGGCCGCCGCCCCCCGCCCTCGACCTGTACGGCGAGGGCCTCAGCGGCGTGACGGTGGAGCAGAAGGTGCAGGTGGCGCTCAACCTCGACCGGGTGGCGCGCGAGGCCGACCCCCGCGTGGTAAGCGTGCCCTACGGCGGCTACCAGGACGGCGACCTCCAGCGCCTCGTCGGGAACAGCGCGGGGCTGGGGCGCGAGGAACGGCAACTCTACGCCATGCAGTACGCCTACCCGCTGGTGTCGGAGGCCGGGCAGAACAAGATGCAGGGCGACTGGCAGTTTACCCGCGAGTTCACCGAACTCGACCCCACCCGCACCGCCCTCTCGGCCGTGGAAAAGGCGGCGGCCCTGCTGGGCGCGAAACCGGCCCCCAGCGGCACCTTCCCGGCCGTCATCACTGGCGAGTGCCTCGCGCAACTGCTGATGCTCTTCAGCCCGATGTTCAGCGGCAAGATGGTGGAGGAGGGCAAGAGTCCGCTGGCGGGCCGCCTGGGAGAACAGGTCGCCTCCCCCCTGGTCACGCTGGTGGACGACCCCACCCTGCCGCGCGGCCTGAACTCGCGGGCCTTTGACGCCGAGGGCTGCCCCAGCGTGCCCCTCACCCTGATCGCGGCCGGCACCCTGACCGCCTTCCTGCACAACGCCGCCACCGCCGCCCGCGCCGGGACTGGCAGCACCGGGCACGCCGACCGCCACGGCATCCAGGGCACGGTCGGCGTCGGCCCCAGCAACCTCTTCATGCAGGCCGGGCAGACGGACGGCCCTGCCCTCGCGCCGGGCCTGACCGGGCTGCGCCTCACCGATGTGTCGGGCGGCCACGCGGGCGCGAACCCCATCACCGGCGACTTCAGTCTGGAAGCCCAGGGCTTCTGGCTGGAAGAGGGCGAGGTCGCGCACCCCCTCGAAGTCTTCACCGTCGCCGGGAACATCCTGGACCTGCTCGCCGGCATCGAGGCCGCCGGCAGCGAGGTCCACTGGACGGACTACGGCGCGGGTGCCCCCGACGTGCGGGTGAACGCCCTGGCGGTCGGCGGGGCGTAG